TTAAACTAATTAATTATTTGTTAGACATTGCAGTTAACATTCCTCCATATACTCCATTTAATGAAGATAGGTTTGTTGCTAACGATTGCATTTGCTCTTGTAAACGTTGAGAGTTTTCTACCATAGCTGAGTTTAAATCGGCTTGTTTACTAGCATTTTCTACTTGAGTTTGGTATAAACTATTTAATGATTCCATTTGAGCTGCTGCTCTAGACATTTGTTCATTGTAACTATTAGTAGCTGAAATTGATTGAGAAGCTGAAGCTAATGGCTCTACTGCTCCTTGGAAGCTTTTAATACTGTCTCCTAAACGAGATACTAATTGAGCATCTAATTTAGCTTCACTTAGTATATTGTCTAATTTTTGAGATAACATGCTTTGTGCTTCTTCTGGTGAAGCAGAAACTTTTTTATCTCTTTTGTTACCTGATGATTGTCCATCTGCTAACTCTGGGTATACTTTTGTCCAATCTAAATCGTCTTCAACTGCTTCAAACGCTGACAATGCGAAAACTGCTGCTTCAACAATCATACCTACCATTAATACTTCATTTCCAAAAGGCCAGTGTAAAATTTTAAATAATGCTCCAATAATAACTACTGCGGCTCCTAAACCGTAAGCCATGTT
The nucleotide sequence above comes from Tenacibaculum singaporense. Encoded proteins:
- the porL gene encoding type IX secretion system motor protein PorL/GldL is translated as MAQSKSTKKMFNMAYGLGAAVVIIGALFKILHWPFGNEVLMVGMIVEAAVFALSAFEAVEDDLDWTKVYPELADGQSSGNKRDKKVSASPEEAQSMLSQKLDNILSEAKLDAQLVSRLGDSIKSFQGAVEPLASASQSISATNSYNEQMSRAAAQMESLNSLYQTQVENASKQADLNSAMVENSQRLQEQMQSLATNLSSLNGVYGGMLTAMSNK